One Glycine soja cultivar W05 chromosome 7, ASM419377v2, whole genome shotgun sequence genomic window, cccacttttgtatttattaacaattttttattttatttttttaaatcattaataAGCAAAATATGTTGGAGTAAAATTgagaacctttttttttattaattttctttacatTGGATGTATGCATATTGCAATAAAACTGATGAATTTGATCATGTTGATATCACCCATTTTAACCAGAAATCTTCATTTTCCAATATAACACCCGACACAATATGGTGGTTGTAATTGTAACCTAGCAATGGCTTTCAAAAAGGCTTAACATATGAACAGTTAAATGCATTAGACGATGAAGTTACAAATTTGCATGTtaataatgtaaatatataaaaacatgtAAAGAAGAGGCTAGTAACTTTGGTGATGCGAACCATGACTATATTTATTCTATGGAAGGAATACTAGAGGCGTATAATACAATGAAAATTCTAAAACAGGACCGATCCAACAAGCCTAAAGCAAAAATtaagagttattttttttactttaatgaaAAGAGCGAGTGATACATGAGACCTTCTAGTCAACGTGTGTGGCCTgttttactttaagaaactaataacaaatattgGTAGCCTTAAAGTTCAAAAGTTTTAGTTGCTTTACCCTGAATCCACCATGTTCTTAAGCATATCTTCAACTAATGGATATGATGTCTAAACACAAGACAATGCAGATTGATTCTGTTGGTTGTTTAATGTCCAAGCATACAAATGATTTCTACTTAGATTCTGATTATTCATGGATTGGAGTTGAGAAGGCACAACCATGGTGGAGAACTACAGAAAGAGATGAGTTAGCTTGCTTTATTTCGCGCAAATCACTCAACCATATTGAGAATTGTGACCTTCCACCTACACAGAAGTATCTCATAGGACAACCTTGTGCTGATATCAGTTATATCAAAATAAGAACATCATCTTTTGACCGGGAAGCCAATTCCAGCGCCTTTTCCAGTTTCAACATTCAAGCAAAGAGAAGTTTTGAATCAGAATTGATGCATTGGAAGCTGGGGCCTTCAACCAATAAAGGGAATTTAAATATTCAAGGTATTTTCCTCTTCTCATTTGTTGGTTCACTTGGTTGCACTAGCACCTTATGTGGCTATAATTTACTCCCAAAATATTCATACAAATAAGTTCCAAATTGAGAAATGGATGTGTTGTGGGAAATTAGTTCATCACATTGTTTTTTCTAGGGTCTCATGAtgctatatttttaatcttgaagcaaattacactaacaACTGAAGTTTTTTGGGATTAATCATGACTCCATATAgttaatactttatttattttaacatttttaatgtttagaaTAACTCTGTTAAAGGGGTGCATGGTTTAATATATTTCTTGGGTAATAAAAGGTGTCATTGTAATGTATTTCAAAGAATTAAGAAGAGTTAGTGTGAGAATAAAAATGAGAGGGGTATCAGTGGCAAAACCTCAGTGtgtcaatgtaattttttttcctgtggTTGAGTGGATAGAACTGGTTTAAATTATGTAGGTTTTTTGAGGCGAAGAAGAATTTAGTGCATTATGCGGCATGTGATTTGCACGTGTCATGATTGGCAATTGGCATGTTTTGATATAcgttcacatgcatgttgttCAACAAATTACCACTAAAGTTTctatcaaattaaaacaaaaagacaCAAAAGctattatttatagttttttttgtgattcGTTTCATGGAATCAACGCATCAACCCAAACAtgtttttaatgataaaatgataTCTTATACTGTATATGACTAAGATGCAGGTATAATTCTATAAAGCATGTTGTACATGAGTATGGCTATATATGAGTAAGGTGACTATATATCACCTAatcactttttcttcttcttccaattcCAATTAAGTAAATGACATTTAACATTAAAAGACCTTTTAGTTACTTTTAAGAAAATAGTTAACCCAAAGGAAACCAAATAtacagaattaaaaaaattaatcacatgAATATTTATAAGATTGACTTAATTAATGGTTAAAAATCATGAGTTTAAATTACTCCtacttacaaattaaaaattaaggttagtcttttgaaaaaaaatatttttctttacaacACCGGAGAACAAATCGATAATTTCAACTGAATGTAACTGTGCACAGCACATGCTGAGATGTTAGACagaaaaagagaatgaaagaaTCTCATCAACAACAAAATGCCTACGATtaacaactaaaaatgaaacaatatttaaagacaacaacaaaaaaaaaggaaagtaaagccAAGACAGATCAGATAATAATGTTGCTCTGTGCGGCCACCACCACCATTTTCCCTCCCTCTGCTGTTATTTAGCCAACCAAGCTCCTCTCAGACAACCCTTTTAAAGCACTCACCTGTGCCAACTGTACCTGTTATATAAGTTCATATTTAATaagttattgaaaaaaaaacacacacaaaacagagaaaagaataattcaaacttcaaagtaCCACCGGTTCCGATAACATGTTTTAGcagatttttatatatataaccctCTTCGTTacaaacatataataaaaaCGAAACATGACCTCATGTGAGTTATACAGCAGAATCAAGTTGCaagtaaaaaattgaaatgacaatagATATAACTATATGGTCAAAAGTATATTTACATGCATGTGTAGTGTTATTCAATAAGAATTATAGAATCTTACcttattctttcattttatttgtttctctttaaaagataaatcactcactaaaataatatatataaattacttttaaactttgaatagataaataaataaataaactaagtaAAAGACGtgaaaagaataatatataaatacacaTGGAACTAACACACTATATAAAGAACTTGGATATTTTATAGGTTATATTAATCTGCGATCGTTAattatttgacaaattttaattaagtttttcaactaatttttattaagtcttgtattttttaattaagcccCTAATACAGGgacataattagaaaataaatacaaattcatagactcaattaaaaatttaataaaaattcacGAATTTGCAgaataattaaacttatttaattttatataagttcttagattttaatttcagttttatGTTACTGCTGTACAGTAAAAAGAAACGGACATGTTACCATGTGACGCACCTGTATGAGGAACGATAGACGATGGCTTGGACATGATGGTCATTGGGGCCCATGATGCCGTTGGATAAAAGTTTGGAGCTGGTACACCTATGGTCTCCGTTGGATGATGATACTGATAAAGAGGGTACATTGGCATCAGTGTGTTGGCACCCACAATAGCCTGCCTCGGGTACACATGCTGCCCATTCATGTAGGTCCCACCGCTACCGTAGCACAGTTTCTGTCCCAGCAAAGCATCCCCAAAGACCAAAGTGCACattattagttaaataaatGGTAATAATTTACTTTCTATAGAAAAAAgacttaatatatattttttatacatataatatatttctttcttaattttaattatttaatttgactacatgatatttttaaatttttacttttaattactatCATTAGTCTAAAtcctttaattaaaaatatgacatTTGATTAACTTATCAAATCAtcacttaaataataatatgatattctattaatttatcatattattactTAATAAATCAAGACCATCATAGACaccaaaagcaaaaataaaaaaatgtcagaaagaaaaatgaaaacaaatatttttaagcagtaaactgaaataaaaatatattttgggtatgaaaaatatatttaaatttaaaaaaatattgtttttaatttttttctgataattttttttgttagaaatgaTGAACTAATGGACcaattcaaacaaattaaaactacCTTACCTGATTGTAATTGTAGTTTACGTCCGTCACAATGTAGGTAGGCGCATACCTGAATGAAAAGATTAGAAATTGAAGTATATAAGCTACTTCTATTAGTCTAATAGAGTAAACAAAAACAACGGCTTGAATTCATCACATGACATACCCATAGAAAGGAAGAGTGTGATTATGGAATGGCAGAGCAGCAGTTGTCCTCACTGGATAATAATATGGCTGCACGTGATTGATGACTGGTGGGCTTGATGCATTGTTCTTCACTACTCCACCGTTTGATCCTCCTGCGAATAGCATCACAATGTTAGACCTTCATGATGTTCATAATCACCAAAAGGCCATTCATTAAACTCGATTAATTAATCACTCAAGCAGTgtagttaaaaatgattttccaCATTAACTGAAAATGTTACAGTCCATATACATATAGTTACTTAATTGATAGTAAGAATGATTTAGATATAATAATGACTTATGGATAAGCTAATGTGAGGTTGCTGCATACTTTTGATTTAGTAAGTAATTTCCAGATAGAGTCTTGTATATGTAAttactatttaaaattaatgatcatGTGGACCAACCCacatatgaaaaattatttttaacgaaGAATACGTGTATAGTTTCTACTAAAGTAGTTAAAAAAGAAGATGAATTAATTTGAGTACCTTGTGGTTGTGGAGGTGGTGAAACATTGGAAGAAGACCTTGGGCGACGAGCACCTAGGCAAGCAAGATTGCAATTTGCTCGACGGCCATTGATAACGAGAGTTGCTGAATCCTCACAAGCCTTCTTGGCAGCCTCAGCCTCCTTGAAAGTcaccttttatatatttacCACAAAGATTACAACATTAATTGATTATTAGTATTTAGCATCAACgaatcaattaatttaagttGCATTAATTagtgtatatttatatatatatacttacaaAGCCATAGCCTTTGGATTTGGCAGTGTGCTTATCGGAAATGATGACAGCTTCAAGGATCTCACCATACTTCTCAAAGTGGTCTTTGAGGGCATCCTTCGGAGTCTCCCAAGCTAAGCCCCCAACAAAAACCTTAGTCAGAGTGGTGTCTCCAAATTCTCcaacgttgttgttgttgttgttgttgctcatCATCGTCATGATATCACAAGTATTGAGATCTTTGTTTCCAcgaaaaaaatctaattaaccTTATGAAGCTAGCTAGCTGGGTGAGGTGAGTTGTGATGAATGTGAATGTTGTGGTTGAGTGCACGTTAAGTTTGATTAAGAGAAATTGGAGGAAGGTAAGGAGTTAATTTTATAGGGAAGAAAACGGAAGAGAGTGAGCTGGATGGGGAAAGAGAGTGAGATGAGAAGAGAATAGAAACGGAAGACAGATAGACTATGATGAGGCATTAGAGCTTCATCAACGTGATCACTCACTTCTCCTAATATGGCTAATGCCTGTGTTTTGTCTCTCTAATTCTCCACCATTCCGTGTAGCTAGCTGGACTTTCGAGTTAGAATATGCTTAAGACACGTGCTAATACTACTTGtccaaagattaaaaaaaaacagggCAACCCAATGGTCTCTACAAAggaaaaattgttaaataatcTAGACAACCACTAAACAGGTcagtttttttaacaattttttttaaaaaaaaatatttctatataaatgtttttttaagaagcatgtgataaataagattttcttctttagaaaaaataaaaaattacttattttaaaaaataagataaaacaaATTAGTTCTACTTCTTTATGATTTCGGTCCATATTTATATgacatgtttatatttttaatttacaataaataagtcggtaaaaaaaattataataaataattagtaactcttgattttatattatataaaaattagttgaaactATAGTAATATTGGATCATCAAATAATTTTTCGGGTATATGTACATAATTTAACTTATATTTAGTTAGAGAAAATTTCCAATGTCGGAACCCTTGACTTATAGGGAAACTATAGTTTTACTAGTGACAAGGATACTATCTtgttaagaatataaaaaacaaattattttttgatgtcTTGCACACTTGTTAATTTCTTTTGTGTGATAAAAAATCACTGAAGTAAATATAGTTTTTCTTAACAAACATCAGATAATAGCCTTGTCACCGACTTGTATGTGAATGTCCCCAGTTTATGCCCttgtaatatgaaaaaaataagattaaatatataatttcatatcaGAAAATCTTTTAAAGTCTAtgtaatttaattcttataggagaaatgaaaaaaaaatgtgtacaaaAATTGCTTAAaggagttttttaaaaaaaataatctaattcttatatatatatatttttaaaattactcttctcttttttctttctttcgatctactcttttttttctctcatcttATTGTTAGTAAttacttttaagtaaaaaaataaaacttatcacacaatttatactttattttcatAATGAGTAAACTCACATTTTAGATTTTGAATTTGTGAGACATCATCATAATATTTTTCagcttaaaaaaatatcaaataaatatcTAAACTTGAAATCTTCTAGTGTTGTTGGTTGAATTTAGTATCCTAATTGAAGACGAGGTGAATGTTCCACTACTTCAGAGATATGCAGAATTAAAGGCGTTGTGTCTATGAATTAAGTCAGCAAATTGAGAAAGAACAACTAACTATATATTCAATTCAATGATTGCTGTCTCATCTCTATTACCAGGAATAAAGATGCAGTGAAACGTGATATAGACCGTGGCCAGCTATTTTGATAAGAAATGTGAATCTCTTCTTGTGACTATCCATAATCACCTTTTAATATTATGCACTTCTAACCCTCTAAATTCAACAATGTCTATGATGGTGAATCATTCTAAACAAGTTAATCTTTCTTTAATCTTTGactatttaaataattgttCACATTTTTATCAATAGTTAATCAAGTATTCCTCCTTATATATTGATAGAAATGTGAAAAAGACTATGGAGTACTTATCATTATCTTTAAATCAACACTAAGTAAGACttcaattatatttcaattaattattggATGAGATTTTGTggtaacaaatttaatttaaaatgaatatgaGATGATGTGGGATGCAGAAGGAACAATGTGAAGTAGCCACATTCCTTCCTGACCCACGTTCTCTTACTCCAGCACTCACGACCCAATTTGATCCCAAGACTATGCTGTTCTTTTTCAGCCCAATCTCATTGCTAAGATGAGCTTTTAGGGTCCGATCTTAAGCCCACAAATTTGGTATGGCTCTTGGCTCAGTGTGCAGTAGCCATTGCCCATTAGGCAACCGATGTGACAATTTtgacttttaagttttaacagtatttattgattgaaaaaagatatatttattgATGAGGAAAGCAAAATAATTCGCTCTTTCCCTTCCCAAATCTCAACTATATTAAAATCCAATCATTTCTATTGCACATCTagaaagtgaaagaaaagaagaaaagaaaaggaaaggaaaaaaagtgagATAAATTTTTGGTTATTtggtagaaaataaaatatttttttttgtttcgttTATTTGTATAGAaagtagaataaataaaaaaaatgtatatgtatacataaaatgataaaatatttctaacaaaaGAGAAGTGTACAAGAATAAGGATAAAtggataattttaaaacaacctTCATCTTTCCTTCCAAATTTAGATTGATTGCTAAAAGTTGTGGGTCTCTTATGCTTTAGTGTTACATCCTAGCCggttcttttaattatttactaaatttatttttttaagatgcaTAAAAAACTTGTGAATCTTCTagaaatttcaatatataaattattaattatatacaaGTAAAATCACATGTATAAATCgcatatttataatatacacTCAGACAAGTAATTAAAATCACATTTATAATATTAGGAATAGTTACTTGATTAAATCTTTGGCATGCTTTATGAATATAATGAGGAAAATATCATGCACAAATTTATATTGGTGCAacttatataacattttttttatttaagttgatgtgaaatattttttaattttattaatggttAATCCACGTCTGaaaaatctaattatttttaataagatcTTCTTTTAATTACGATTTTTCATTCACACTATTTaaatttgagattttattttaaaagatcaaacttagtatagattttattttaaaagatcaaacttaGTATCATTGAACCAATGATTTAATACATGAATAACTTAAACTTAAGAATTAAGGGGCTTCGGAAAAAATCGACAAAATGAAATTTaccaaagaaattatttttttccttcttacattaaattttttttttgaacccCTTTAAGCATTGAACCCTGTGCGGTTGCAACTCCAAACAGCACTAGGACCACCGTGTTCTCTACTAATACGACTTTGAGTCGACTAAAGGTACAAACTCTATCTCTTTTTCCTTATATATCCTGATTCcttaataatttcttaataGATAAAACTATAGTTATAGTACttacaataatttatttgtcaCCCTCCAACAAGTCCTGGAAAATCCCTCTTACATGCATGAGCTTAATTTACTAAATCGATATATCTAGGTTCTCCCAACCCTGTTGCTTTCCTTTCTTTCAAAATGACATTGGATCAAGGGCTTGGCAAGACTTGAGCAATAATCACTGATGGAGGAGTTTTAAGGTCAATTTAAATCGATATATCTAGGTTCTCCCAACCCTGTTCCTCTTAACCTTAGTCTAGGAATTTCTTCTAGTGGGAATCTATAAATTCTGCAAGACTTGAGCAATAATCACTGATGGAGGAGTTTTAAGGtcaatttgatattatttttttcactttttggttttaaatagaTCAAAGTACCCTTAGTTTAACATATTTCTTCTTATTAagaatatttatgtaattttatatgcATCTCTTACTTTCTATTAAACTaaacaagagaaaaataattaataatcttcttttctttcattttttttactaaacaacttgtaaaattatcttattttttacctattttctttctctctttttttcttttcaaccaaTGATAACGCTACTTTGAAGAAGACTTATCAACTCCACCAAATAAGAGATATCAatttgttaacaaaaaaaactttaacGATAAGCTTATAAATCACATTTTACACAAGCTAATAGCTTGGATTTCCTAAAATTAGTGGTTAATGTGGCTTTTTTGGATATTAAAACCcactttaaaataaagtaaaaaattagttttcttatttaatgttaaagatgattaataattttatgacaCTTTTTCTTATGACTCTGGTTTGTAGATATCTTTTTAAGTCATCAAAGTGTCGATTCAAACATGATATCAAATCAacgattaataattttataatgtttttatttgaaaaattgttaaagttaaaaaaatgtttgatggtgtgtttttaagttttgagatttagaatatatttatttatttccaccCGCTATTTTGCTCATTCAAACTAGCTAATAGAAATGTTTTCCCCCCCTTCTTGTTTATACTTATTCAAGCAACacgtttttttttatacttttatttctaTCTTTCCTTAACACAGATATGTTAATTTGTACAATTAACCGATTGGAAAATGGAATCATATCTTCTAGATCAAGATCGATATCAcattttccattttaatttgACTAAGTTCAATTTTATGTGTagttagaaggaaaaaaaatctagaaACCAGCACCAAATCAAATATAGGTAAAAATTTGTCTCCTAAAAAGATCTTACTCAATATATTACACTTGGAATCCAAACTCTTGGGGACATCATCAAAAGCTGGTACCTGGAAGCCAGTCATCTAACTTCCACCAGAAATGAAGAGTCTACTTTGACTAGTTAGCTAGCATCTACTGATTCTGATTTGCatatcttctctctctctctcggtGACTCACACATGAGCATATATAGGATAAGTAAACAAAAAGTATTCCAGATGACCCTTTAGTTTTGCATGACACTTGAAAATGGATCATCAATGTAATCTCACAAAGGAATAATAGATTAGATAAAGTCAGTAAACAAGGGAAAGTCAATGCAAAGGTATCAAACTTGAATTctttcttattatatataatgagtTTAATTATTAACTTGCACAATGAAAATGTAATCAATCGTAAATTATTTTTGGTATGATTTCCAGTCAAGATAATTATAGTAAAAATCgttaaacttatcatatataaaatttgtgatTGGATTGCATGATTATGAtaacaagagaaaaatatttatatttgataaaaacttgtatttttttttgtatagacCACAAACATTCTTTATAAGAGACAATTTTGCTTGACTCACATAGAACTATTATGACTTGTGAGTAACAatacaattacatatttaagaCTTGAAGTTGATATCACTAATTAAACTAGAATAACTTTGTGTTAGTTAATTCATGATTTAACGGTTATGTTTTTTCTCTTCAGGAAATATAAAATTGACCCGGTTGATAGAgaagggaagaggaagaggttGCGAGTTCAAATTTTTACAATTGAGaattctaacaaaactaacaaactaagatttacagataaaaaaaatgttttatctcTTCAACATGACTAGCTAACAAAACACGGAAGATGAAATCCAAACATATAAACATAATCAAAGATTCATCCCATTAACAAACTATCATTAATAGATAAAAATCTCTCATCAAACAGCTGGCCATTTGCCTTAATAAtttgaagtaaaaaagaaagaaagatgttGTTGGGACTTGGCAACGTGAGGCAAAGATAGAATCCAACAAAACCTCCAACCCACCTCAGAGTTGAGGTAACCTTGCCGGGTGCATGTTCCCGTGGCTGAACACTCCACTCAATGCTTTGTCTGGATTATTATAAACCAATGTCCCCTCTTTTCATGCTCACCTTTGCCACTTTTCTaattaaccccccccccccttgttTTTGTACCCCACCAAGCTCCGAGTTACATCGGTAACACAAGTAGCACATTATTTTAttgcatcaacaaaaaaaatgtttaccaACGCCCACGTTCATTCCCCCTTCACTTCATTGAAATTTAAACCCCTAAAGGCTGCAAATCCCTCAGTTTTCGAGCTTGCCCACGTTCACCTAATCACTTCCATTTTACTCCACCTAGTCAACCTTTGCGTAATGCCTTagcttatatatacatattgtaGCCCCCACGTATAGTTCCTCAGGGTTGTAGCAAGCCTTTTTTTTAGGGGTTCCCCTTTGAGAAAATAGAAAAGGCTCTTAAttgctaccattgcattatattttattatcataccATATAAGCATCCATGGCTGAGTTTCTAAACTACAACAAGTGCAAGCAAGGAACTAAGGTTCCTGCAAAGAGAAAGGGATATGGGATTAGCAGCAAGTGTGCTTCTTTGGTGAAGGAGCAACGTGCTCGTCTCTATATCCTACGTCGATGTGCCACCATGCTACTTTGTTGGTATATTCAAGGAGATGATTGAGTTCACAAAAACCACTCTTGTTTTCACTCTCTTTTTGGTCTTCTTTAGCTATATGTGTAATATATGTCATAAAGTTTACCATCTTCTAAAGTGGTGACATCTTTGTTTGAAGGAAGCTCCTTGCCATGCATGGTCTGCCAGCACAGTTGGGTTGGGCTTCACTGTGGGTTTGTCATTTTAGTctccttttttccttctttttttttacccatTTGGAAAAGCCCAATGGGTTTTTATGGGGAAAGGAGAGTTTTATGGACACCCTCAGTGCTGCTTTTTCCTCAATATGAATCTGGCAAGGAGTTGATGATTAACTAAACGTCCTTTAGCTGATGCTAGAATAATTGGAATGTAGTCCTAGTACTTCAGCGTTTTTCACTTATACCAAGCCCCTTTTTCTTGTATTACATATATTTCTCTTTGACTAATGACATTATGACTTAATAACTAGCATTTGGTACCTCTGCTAGCTTGAAAAATACATAAGGGAAACTCAAATGTTGTATGTTACATGGAAGACAAGTTGTAAAATCCTAAACCGTTATTCATAATAAAGTTGCTTCATCTTGAGAAATATTATAATGGCTAGTTCATGTGAATATGAGGGATAGAGTTAGGGCTAGGGTCAAGCATTTTGTCCAAAGACTCTTAGTtcttagtgcatgtttggattaaagtttacaaacataaatttgaatcaaattaaCTTAAGTTTACAAACTGAGTTTCCAAAAACAACTTAAGActtatttcttcaaaactaaGTTTTCAAGCAAAATTTTCATGTGTAAACGTACTCTATAGGATAATCAAACATATCATCAAAATGAATTTACTTTCCAAACTAAGATTGGAACTTCTCAAATCGAAAACCAAACATAGACTAATTCAAGTTATTATTTGGGTTGAATGAATCTACTTAAGGGGACAAAGGTTTCACTGTCCTAACCTTGTTTAAAGGACCACATAGTcaacaatatataaaatgttGGTGGGGTTTAACAAACTCGAGCAACGAAAATAGGTGCAATTTCACTCTGCATACACAAAACATACTGAAGAGAGGTTTTGATTAAAATGATTGTGAAGTGAAAATGATGCTTTGACAACTTATCTGGAGGCATCATGGAATGTTTGACGAAAGGTTGATTTGACAACACAAAATGTATTGGCTCTAGCTAGTCTAGATTTGCATTATATTGCCTGGCCCTGCAAGGACAAGCATATCTCTTGATCCATGTTCTTTGTTATTGCAATTTCGTAACATAAGATCTTAGGTGCAACATGCCAATTAACCAAGCATGAACTAGTAGTTGATTCTAAAATAAGTAAGTCATGTAGAtctcatttttaattaggaaaatgCTATTGTTACGAATCTCTCGTATGCTCTTTTTGCTTCAACATTTTCAGAATGGCCCAGATGAGTCCTTCACCGTGTGAGGTTTGTGAAGATAAAGTCTTTGCCATTATAATTAGTCTTTTAATAAGTCAGCAAAGTTGGTGAACCAAATCCTCATGTGTTACACTATGTCCATTATCAAGTATCaaaatttgattcttataaCTGTTCTACACTTGCAGCACTATGTAATGATCTTTTGTAAAATGAATTTAGTGgattaaaaaagagaaagaaatgcaTGTTTCTCGTGTGTATTATTTTGGATAAAACAAATTGCAAATTTCAATTCTCAgaaaacatacaaaaaaatcataagGGAAGGgaagctgaaaaaaaaaaaggaaactaaaGGAGAACCAAAATTTCTCAGATGAAAAACTATCATATAAAAGAAAAGGTTCTGTTAATTTTTGGTTTTCCACAAATATCCTCCTTCGAAAATAACCTTGTTTGAGACATGATCGAGTACTAAAGGTCACATCGATCCCAGTAAAGCATACTGCTTCATTCCCTTCAACGACTTCTTTCATATTCGGTTACTCCTCCTTAGCTTACATGCATCATTTGCCTCTTTCTCCTCATGTTTTTAAATCTATTCTAGTTTAAT contains:
- the LOC114418233 gene encoding probable RNA-binding protein ARP1, which produces MTMMSNNNNNNNVGEFGDTTLTKVFVGGLAWETPKDALKDHFEKYGEILEAVIISDKHTAKSKGYGFVTFKEAEAAKKACEDSATLVINGRRANCNLACLGARRPRSSSNVSPPPQPQGGSNGGVVKNNASSPPVINHVQPYYYPVRTTAALPFHNHTLPFYGYAPTYIVTDVNYNYNQKLCYGSGGTYMNGQHVYPRQAIVGANTLMPMYPLYQYHHPTETIGVPAPNFYPTASWAPMTIMSKPSSIVPHTGTVGTGECFKRVV
- the LOC114418234 gene encoding uncharacterized protein LOC114418234; protein product: MDMMSKHKTMQIDSVGCLMSKHTNDFYLDSDYSWIGVEKAQPWWRTTERDELACFISRKSLNHIENCDLPPTQKYLIGQPCADISYIKIRTSSFDREANSSAFSSFNIQAKRSFESELMHWKLGPSTNKGNLNIQVKRNGHVTM